The Pseudomonas chlororaphis subsp. piscium genome contains the following window.
AGCGCGTCGCGGCGGGTCTGGCGGAGTTCAGCGAGCGCCTGGACCACCCGGATAACGGCATCTGGCTGGCCGTGCTGGACGAGCAGATCGTCGGTTCGATCGCCATCGACCTCGGCGGCGCCCCGGACCACCCTCAGGCCGACAAGAGTGCCCACCTGCGCTGGTTCATCCTCGACGAGGCGGCCCGTGGCACCGGCACCGGTCGCCTGCTGCTCAAGGCGGCGCTGGAGCACTGCGATCAGGCGGGGGCAGCGTCCTGCTACCTGTGGACCTTCAGCGGCCTGGACGCCGCCCGGCATCTGTACGAGTCCTTCGGCTTCCACCTGGTGGAGGAACAGCCGGCGGCGCAATGGGGCAAGACCGTGCTGGAGCAGAAGTTCGAGCGCCGCCATCCAGGCCTGGCCTGAAACGCCTCAGCGTCTGACCGGCGGTGCGATGTTCCACAGCCGTGGCCAGTCTTCGGAGGACAGGCCGTTGCAAGTCGGCATCTTTCGGTAATCGCTGAGCTGGAAGCTTTCGCCGTCGAACAGCCAGCGCCCGCTTTCACCGCAGTCGCCGATACCGCGGGCCAGATAGAAAGTGCTCAGCACCCCGGTCTTGGGGTCGTAGTGGGCGCCCCCCGAGCCGTCCGCGTTGTTCATGGGCAAGGCTTGCCGGCGCAGCTCCTCGAACTTCGGCGGGTTGCCGCGCGACCAGCTGCTGATCAGGTAGTCGCAGTTGTAGGCCGCGCAGTCGCTCAGCACCACCGTCAACGCCCGTCGCGCGGTCAGCGGATAGACCTCGACCTGGGGCTCGGCCACATAGTCCTCATCGTCGTTCGGCGTGCCCGGCGCGGCCAGTTTCGCGGCGGCCGCCGAAATGCGCGTGCGCTCCGCCGCCGTCAGCTCCGGAGCCCCCGGATAAGCCCGCAGCTGGGCCGGCAGCGGCCTCGCCGGTACCTCGCTGGCCGGACGCTGGCCTGGCCGCCACAGCGCCGTCACGCCATCGACCCGGCCCTGCACCGAGTCCATCAGCAGCAGCGCCGCCGACAAACCGGACAACGGCACCCGGGCTTCGTCGTTCCCCGCCAGTTTCAGTTCCTCGGCATTGCGCAGGCGTTCCAGCCATTGGCGGGCCCGGGTCGGGTCGGCGATTTCATAGCGGGTGACCTGGATTTGCGCGCCCTTCTT
Protein-coding sequences here:
- a CDS encoding DUF1176 domain-containing protein, with amino-acid sequence MLQRTLMVLLLTASAAQAMAQNTAEKVPLLRQTKEWITGCDNLRSCHALSAPNGEHGVQYSSLTLHIQRRAGPDGPLEIRLDQRGEPAELSALRLDGQPLEPQLLDALVLLPEKKGAQIQVTRYEIADPTRARQWLERLRNAEELKLAGNDEARVPLSGLSAALLLMDSVQGRVDGVTALWRPGQRPASEVPARPLPAQLRAYPGAPELTAAERTRISAAAAKLAAPGTPNDDEDYVAEPQVEVYPLTARRALTVVLSDCAAYNCDYLISSWSRGNPPKFEELRRQALPMNNADGSGGAHYDPKTGVLSTFYLARGIGDCGESGRWLFDGESFQLSDYRKMPTCNGLSSEDWPRLWNIAPPVRR